One Paenisporosarcina sp. FSL H8-0542 genomic region harbors:
- the tenI gene encoding thiazole tautomerase TenI: MDHAKLHVISTGRQKPEQLAEIAGAIHPYIDAIHIREKSKTAIEIYRLVSLLTGNKVPLSKIIINDRLDVAYVSKVGGVQLAYHSIPADIVKIQFPSLRVGCSVHSIDEAHIAQEQGADYVIFGHVFPTQSKPGLVSKGLEQLATVSHSVTIPVFAIGGIKPLNVREVIEAGASGIAVMSGILEADNPLEAAKEYYQKLTSFN, translated from the coding sequence ATGGATCATGCAAAACTACATGTTATATCAACTGGAAGACAGAAGCCAGAGCAATTAGCAGAAATAGCTGGGGCGATCCATCCATATATCGATGCCATCCATATTCGAGAGAAGTCGAAAACAGCCATAGAAATCTATAGATTAGTGAGTTTATTAACGGGCAATAAAGTCCCATTATCTAAAATAATTATCAATGATCGACTAGATGTGGCCTATGTGTCAAAGGTTGGAGGAGTTCAACTCGCCTATCATTCTATACCAGCTGATATTGTGAAAATACAGTTTCCAAGTTTAAGAGTTGGTTGTTCGGTTCATTCAATTGATGAGGCTCATATTGCGCAAGAACAAGGTGCAGATTATGTGATTTTCGGACATGTTTTCCCCACACAATCAAAGCCGGGATTAGTTTCAAAGGGTTTAGAGCAATTAGCCACCGTCTCTCATTCAGTTACTATTCCCGTATTTGCAATAGGCGGTATAAAACCGCTAAATGTTCGGGAAGTAATCGAAGCTGGGGCAAGTGGTATTGCTGTGATGTCAGGAATATTAGAAGCTGATAATCCGTTAGAAGCAGCAAAGGAATATTATCAAAAGCTAACGTCTTTCAATTGA
- the thiO gene encoding glycine oxidase ThiO produces MKYQYDAIVVGGGVIGGAIAYNLAKRGIKVLLLEKDRLASKSSGAAAGMLAAQAELDGVGPLFQLARKSRAMFSRLADEIKGTSGIDIELINKGMLKVAINEQEQQEYMRLIGIQRQSGDQADWLTAEEVREKEPALSQDIIGAMLLDKDGHVEAPQLTLGLLKSAAVLGVVIKEYVDVYDFQFTKERVTGVVTSEGDFTSENVIVAGGAWSKKLLSKTGIQLETHPVKGECFSIVTHRPLLTSTIFSHGCYLVPKKGGRIIVGATVKPRTFNPKVTIEGISFLMENAKKLMPSILEAELEQTWAGIRPQTADGYPYLGEHPVYKGLFIATGHFRNGILLSPITGEIISDLVEGKSTSENLAPFRVDRLVKQLV; encoded by the coding sequence ATGAAATATCAGTATGACGCAATCGTGGTGGGCGGTGGAGTTATTGGGGGAGCCATCGCTTATAATCTTGCCAAAAGAGGGATTAAGGTACTTTTGTTAGAAAAAGATCGACTTGCGAGCAAATCTTCTGGAGCCGCTGCTGGAATGTTGGCCGCTCAAGCAGAATTGGATGGAGTGGGACCACTTTTTCAATTAGCCAGAAAAAGCAGAGCGATGTTTTCAAGATTAGCAGATGAAATAAAAGGGACCAGTGGAATAGATATTGAACTCATAAATAAAGGCATGCTAAAGGTTGCCATTAATGAACAGGAACAACAGGAATATATGAGACTCATTGGAATCCAGAGACAAAGTGGAGATCAAGCTGATTGGCTTACAGCTGAAGAGGTAAGAGAAAAAGAGCCTGCATTATCACAAGATATTATTGGAGCAATGCTTCTTGATAAAGATGGGCATGTAGAAGCCCCCCAGTTAACTTTAGGGTTATTAAAGTCTGCAGCAGTACTTGGTGTGGTAATAAAGGAATACGTGGATGTTTATGACTTTCAGTTCACGAAAGAGCGAGTTACAGGTGTTGTGACGAGTGAAGGTGATTTTACCAGTGAAAATGTCATAGTGGCAGGTGGGGCTTGGAGTAAGAAGTTACTTTCAAAAACAGGGATACAGTTAGAAACCCATCCCGTAAAAGGTGAATGTTTTTCTATCGTAACACATCGTCCATTGCTAACTAGTACGATATTTTCGCATGGTTGCTACCTCGTCCCCAAAAAAGGTGGAAGAATAATCGTGGGTGCTACCGTTAAACCAAGAACTTTTAACCCAAAAGTTACGATAGAGGGGATATCCTTTCTGATGGAAAATGCTAAAAAATTGATGCCGTCCATTTTGGAAGCAGAATTGGAGCAGACCTGGGCTGGAATTCGACCACAAACCGCTGACGGGTACCCGTACTTGGGAGAACATCCTGTATATAAAGGGTTATTCATCGCAACAGGACATTTTAGAAATGGAATATTACTTTCTCCAATAACTGGTGAGATTATCTCCGACTTGGTTGAAGGAAAGTCCACATCGGAAAATTTGGCACCTTTTCGAGTAGATCGTTTGGTAAAACAATTAGTTTAA
- the thiS gene encoding sulfur carrier protein ThiS, with product MKLVINGDIIEVPNTVETISNLLQHFELEKKVVIVEWNNTILEKGSHQETILSDGDKVELVHFVGGG from the coding sequence ATGAAATTAGTGATTAACGGAGACATAATAGAAGTCCCAAATACAGTGGAAACAATATCTAACCTGTTGCAGCATTTCGAATTAGAAAAGAAGGTTGTAATCGTTGAATGGAATAACACGATATTGGAAAAAGGATCGCATCAAGAAACCATACTAAGTGATGGGGATAAAGTTGAATTAGTACATTTTGTAGGAGGCGGATGA
- a CDS encoding thiazole synthase: MLKIGSYEFMSRLLLGTGKYPDFDVQKEAVEVSGTEILTFSVRRMNVFEPSQPNFLEKLDLNKYILLPNTAGASTAAEAVRIAKLAKASGLCDMIKVEIIGCQKTLLPDPIETLKASEELLKEGFTVLPYTSDDVLLAKRLEELGCHAIMPGASPIGSGQGIINPLNLSFIIEQASVPVIIDAGIGTPSDAAIAMELGADGVLLNTAVSGANDPVKMAKAMKLAIEAGRLGFEAGRIPKKRYATASSPTEGMSMS, translated from the coding sequence ATGTTGAAAATTGGATCATATGAATTCATGTCAAGATTACTATTAGGTACAGGGAAATATCCAGACTTTGATGTACAAAAGGAAGCAGTAGAAGTGTCAGGAACAGAGATATTAACGTTCTCTGTTCGTAGGATGAATGTATTCGAGCCAAGCCAACCTAATTTTTTAGAAAAGCTAGATCTTAATAAGTACATATTACTTCCAAATACAGCAGGTGCAAGTACAGCAGCAGAAGCGGTTCGTATTGCTAAATTAGCTAAAGCTTCAGGTCTTTGCGACATGATTAAGGTTGAAATAATTGGTTGCCAAAAAACATTATTACCGGACCCAATAGAAACATTAAAGGCATCAGAGGAACTGTTAAAAGAGGGATTTACGGTCCTACCATATACGTCTGACGATGTTCTCCTAGCTAAACGACTAGAAGAATTGGGGTGTCATGCCATTATGCCAGGTGCATCACCAATTGGTTCCGGCCAAGGGATTATTAATCCATTAAACCTCAGCTTTATTATTGAGCAAGCAAGTGTACCAGTTATTATCGATGCTGGAATAGGGACTCCATCTGACGCAGCCATTGCCATGGAATTAGGTGCGGATGGGGTGTTACTAAATACTGCAGTTTCAGGAGCAAATGACCCAGTGAAAATGGCGAAGGCAATGAAACTTGCGATTGAAGCGGGTCGACTAGGATTTGAAGCAGGACGGATTCCGAAAAAGCGTTATGCAACTGCGAGTAGCCCAACGGAAGGAATGAGTATGAGTTGA
- a CDS encoding thiazole biosynthesis adenylyltransferase ThiF yields the protein MSERYSRQELFVPIGVEGQSKIGEKHVLVIGAGALGTGSAEVLVRAGVGKLTIVDRDYVEWSNLQRQQLYTENDAKQRIPKAIAARERLAHINSEVDIVSHVMDVSVEELVMLVKDVDLIMDATDNFDIRMIINDISQKYQIPWIYGACVGSYGIAYTILPGETPCLHCLLQTVPMEGVTCDTVGIISPAVQMVVSFQATEALKILVEDYQALRKKLVSFDLWKNHHAAISVDKMKKESCLSCGTHRTYPHLAFSNQTKTVALCGRDTVQIRPPEPMDRNLESLANVLSGQGRKVSQNPYLLSFSVGHHRLVIFKDGRVLVHGTKDIAKARTLYHRYLG from the coding sequence TTGAGTGAACGGTATTCACGACAAGAACTCTTCGTTCCAATTGGAGTAGAAGGACAATCAAAAATAGGGGAAAAACATGTGTTAGTAATTGGTGCGGGTGCACTTGGAACGGGAAGTGCAGAAGTGCTTGTGCGTGCAGGTGTTGGTAAGCTGACGATTGTTGATCGTGACTATGTGGAGTGGAGTAATCTCCAACGTCAGCAATTGTATACCGAAAATGATGCGAAGCAACGCATTCCAAAAGCAATTGCAGCGAGAGAACGTTTAGCGCACATAAATTCAGAGGTAGATATTGTTTCCCATGTAATGGATGTCTCTGTAGAGGAACTAGTAATGCTTGTTAAAGATGTGGATTTAATCATGGATGCAACTGATAATTTTGATATTCGGATGATAATTAATGACATTTCACAGAAGTATCAGATTCCCTGGATTTATGGGGCATGTGTTGGAAGCTATGGGATTGCATATACGATCCTACCAGGAGAAACCCCTTGTTTACATTGTTTGTTACAAACTGTGCCAATGGAGGGGGTTACTTGTGACACTGTCGGAATAATTAGCCCAGCTGTTCAAATGGTCGTCTCCTTTCAAGCAACAGAGGCATTAAAAATTTTAGTAGAAGATTATCAAGCTTTAAGAAAAAAGCTCGTTTCATTTGATTTATGGAAAAATCATCATGCAGCAATTAGCGTAGATAAGATGAAGAAAGAAAGTTGTTTATCTTGCGGTACACACCGTACGTATCCGCATTTAGCTTTTTCAAATCAAACAAAAACCGTCGCATTATGTGGAAGGGATACGGTTCAAATCCGACCACCTGAACCTATGGATAGAAATTTAGAGAGTTTGGCTAACGTCCTTTCGGGACAAGGAAGAAAGGTCTCACAAAATCCATACTTACTTTCTTTTTCAGTCGGTCATCACCGCCTTGTTATTTTTAAGGATGGCCGGGTATTAGTCCACGGAACAAAAGACATTGCCAAAGCTAGAACTTTATATCATCGCTACTTAGGCTGA
- a CDS encoding IS110 family transposase: protein MQFKCNEKINQVTENTLVVGMDIAKRVHYACFVDERGRVIEKSFAVNQSKEGFESLYEKIRQTMKEAKKTDVIVGIEPTGHYWMNLAYFLGNYGIPLVMVNPMHVKRSKELDDNLQTKNDKKDALVIARLLKDGRFSYPRLLKEVEAELRIGSTLRSKLTEDLASIKNRIVRWLDRYFPEFTQVFPSFGKMALAALEMTPFPQDIEGKTAEELVFLYREVEGMRTPQLPKAKLLIEASTNSIGLKEGEKMARHEIATLLRQYRLLETEIASVNNQLAEMAQTTMEYELLSSVPGLGDATIVDLLSEVGSFSLYENPRQLIKLAGLTLRENSSGQHKGQKHISKRGRKKLRYILFKVIVPLIRHNAAFKQLHEYYTTRKQNPLRGKQSMVVLCGKLLKVLHGICKKKVHFNEQYMMKDLYCLSEAA from the coding sequence ATGCAGTTTAAATGCAATGAAAAAATTAATCAAGTGACTGAAAATACACTCGTTGTCGGTATGGATATTGCCAAGCGTGTTCATTATGCGTGCTTTGTCGATGAACGAGGGCGTGTGATTGAAAAATCCTTTGCAGTAAATCAATCAAAAGAAGGCTTTGAAAGTTTGTATGAAAAGATTCGTCAAACCATGAAGGAAGCTAAGAAAACAGACGTTATCGTTGGAATTGAGCCTACAGGCCACTATTGGATGAACTTGGCTTATTTCTTAGGTAACTATGGCATTCCACTCGTCATGGTAAATCCAATGCACGTCAAACGTTCGAAGGAACTGGACGATAATTTACAAACAAAGAACGACAAAAAAGATGCGTTGGTCATCGCACGCTTATTGAAGGATGGCCGTTTTAGTTATCCACGTTTGTTAAAAGAGGTAGAAGCTGAACTTCGTATCGGATCTACTCTCCGTTCAAAGTTAACGGAAGATTTAGCGAGTATTAAAAATCGAATCGTCCGTTGGCTTGATCGCTATTTTCCAGAGTTTACTCAAGTCTTTCCGTCTTTTGGAAAGATGGCGTTGGCGGCATTGGAAATGACTCCATTTCCACAGGATATTGAAGGGAAAACAGCTGAGGAGTTGGTTTTTCTATACCGTGAGGTAGAGGGTATGAGAACGCCACAGTTGCCGAAAGCAAAGCTTCTCATTGAAGCTTCGACTAACTCAATCGGCCTGAAAGAAGGAGAAAAGATGGCCCGACATGAAATCGCCACGCTCCTACGTCAGTATCGCTTATTAGAAACCGAAATTGCCTCTGTAAATAATCAATTAGCCGAAATGGCACAAACAACAATGGAATATGAGTTACTCAGTTCCGTTCCTGGTTTAGGAGATGCGACGATTGTTGATTTACTTTCTGAAGTAGGGAGCTTTTCACTTTATGAAAATCCACGCCAACTTATCAAACTAGCGGGATTAACACTACGTGAAAACTCGTCTGGTCAACATAAGGGACAAAAACATATCTCGAAAAGAGGGCGAAAGAAACTCAGATATATCCTCTTCAAAGTAATAGTTCCACTCATACGTCATAACGCGGCGTTTAAACAGCTTCATGAATACTACACAACACGCAAACAAAATCCCTTACGGGGTAAGCAATCAATGGTGGTCTTGTGCGGTAAATTACTGAAAGTATTACATGGCATATGTAAAAAGAAAGTCCATTTTAATGAGCAGTATATGATGAAGGATCTTTACTGCCTCTCAGAGGCAGCGTAA
- a CDS encoding CPCC family cysteine-rich protein — MKYTCPCCGYKTLDEEPPGSFDICEICYWEDDNVQFDDPDFEGGANEVSLRQGQRNFIKHGACDSDHLESVRPPNCLDIKDAAWKML, encoded by the coding sequence GTGAAATATACTTGCCCGTGTTGCGGATATAAAACATTAGATGAAGAACCACCAGGGTCGTTTGATATATGTGAAATCTGTTATTGGGAAGATGATAACGTGCAATTTGATGATCCGGATTTTGAAGGTGGTGCAAACGAAGTTTCTTTAAGACAAGGTCAACGAAACTTTATAAAACATGGAGCATGTGACAGTGACCATTTAGAGTCAGTGAGACCCCCAAATTGTTTAGATATAAAAGATGCTGCTTGGAAAATGCTATGA
- a CDS encoding MarR family transcriptional regulator, whose protein sequence is MNSKVSLLNQYWTDIYFHLHYLHKEKISHQVVRILQLVDKQEEIGVNEIASYIQVSHNTASEHVKRMIEKNYLSKGRDPLDERKVILCLTGFGKEVLHRNTSLDEEKLEHVLNQLDDNEKNLVEQALKILSERAKQCM, encoded by the coding sequence GTGAACAGTAAAGTTTCACTATTAAACCAATATTGGACAGATATTTATTTTCATTTACATTATCTCCATAAAGAAAAAATCTCTCATCAAGTGGTCCGTATTCTTCAACTTGTAGATAAACAGGAAGAGATAGGAGTAAATGAAATTGCTTCCTACATACAGGTTTCTCATAATACTGCCTCGGAACACGTTAAAAGAATGATTGAAAAGAACTATTTAAGTAAGGGGAGAGATCCTCTTGATGAAAGAAAAGTAATTCTTTGTCTAACGGGTTTTGGTAAAGAAGTTTTACATAGAAATACGAGTTTAGATGAAGAAAAATTAGAACATGTGTTGAATCAACTGGATGACAATGAAAAGAATTTAGTAGAACAAGCCCTCAAAATCTTAAGTGAGCGTGCAAAACAATGTATGTGA
- a CDS encoding DUF3147 family protein — translation MYVITKIIASAIVIGVVTEISRRFPSYGGIIAALPLVSLLSITWLYVQGEQTATLSKFALGVLWGFPATAVLLVIVYIALQNSVHLFISIGLGVCGWLIFLLVQDLALKYVRVLFFN, via the coding sequence ATGTATGTGATAACGAAAATTATTGCTTCAGCAATCGTTATCGGTGTTGTGACGGAGATTTCAAGAAGATTTCCTTCATATGGAGGAATAATAGCTGCTCTTCCTTTAGTAAGTTTACTAAGCATTACATGGCTGTATGTCCAAGGGGAACAAACAGCAACGTTAAGCAAGTTTGCATTAGGGGTACTTTGGGGATTTCCTGCAACTGCTGTTTTGTTAGTAATCGTTTATATAGCCCTACAAAACTCCGTTCATTTATTTATATCCATTGGTTTAGGAGTATGTGGCTGGTTGATATTTTTATTGGTTCAAGATCTTGCTTTAAAATACGTTAGAGTTCTGTTCTTCAACTAA
- a CDS encoding RNA polymerase sigma factor yields the protein MNQKEELYVVLQEKSGIIFKYLIKVGANPRDAEDILQEALNKFILYIDSVDPNKSFSWLFRVAINLYYDLCRKQQKHILVSFENFEFVDDTHLPEEYVHQSEMKKEIQVILDQLTPLHKQLILLKYELDLSYEEIAEMLDLNSGTLKTYLFRARKTFKELYRREQEKHDRLQRK from the coding sequence TTGAATCAGAAAGAAGAACTGTACGTAGTCTTACAAGAAAAATCAGGAATTATTTTCAAATATTTAATTAAAGTAGGTGCAAACCCCCGAGATGCTGAAGATATCTTACAAGAAGCATTAAATAAATTTATTTTATACATCGATTCTGTCGATCCAAACAAGTCGTTTAGCTGGTTATTCAGGGTAGCGATTAATCTATATTATGATTTATGTCGCAAGCAGCAAAAACATATACTTGTATCCTTTGAAAACTTTGAGTTTGTGGACGATACTCATCTGCCAGAAGAATATGTTCATCAATCTGAGATGAAAAAAGAAATACAAGTCATACTTGATCAGCTAACTCCCCTACATAAACAGTTAATATTGCTAAAATACGAGCTGGATTTAAGTTATGAAGAAATTGCTGAGATGTTAGATTTGAATTCTGGAACCTTAAAGACATATCTATTTCGTGCAAGAAAGACCTTTAAAGAACTATATAGGAGGGAGCAAGAAAAACATGACCGATTACAAAGAAAGTAA
- a CDS encoding anti sigma factor C-terminal domain-containing protein gives MTDYKESKEEMELNELFEGKSTSSISKLVKRAKRRTILRNIVISILVIFFLSVTLGFTWLSIMRWSQENAMRDIQLFSRITNPNVEELGAQNEGNGLFEGILTFNRYKEIEGIPVNWSDRVVTYSLFGGVSRLTGDHSPIQIQDKNDGEMKFYDRVTKQRMMKFYHPDVEYPKLSDDLASLNNVADDTLVELALSFDQKYSPQEVRGIMPEGITLKWYWVDTYSKTDIERLNDNTVEAVNGGEFQTEASPELATEIYGFDEMPEDPENPSLSEQMFLGDVEMGVSLEDGKYHGEFERIYKQLKGDSSTLNAKNIHVIGAVVTGEASDLAKLNNMPMIRATVLGVTANPNE, from the coding sequence ATGACCGATTACAAAGAAAGTAAAGAGGAAATGGAGCTTAATGAACTTTTTGAAGGGAAATCGACTAGCAGCATTTCCAAATTAGTTAAAAGGGCTAAAAGAAGAACAATCCTTCGGAACATTGTTATCTCTATTTTGGTTATATTTTTTCTAAGTGTGACTTTAGGTTTTACATGGCTTTCTATAATGAGATGGAGTCAGGAAAATGCTATGCGTGACATTCAGTTGTTTAGTCGGATAACGAATCCTAATGTTGAGGAATTAGGGGCCCAAAATGAGGGGAATGGCTTGTTTGAAGGTATTTTAACCTTTAATCGATACAAAGAGATTGAAGGAATCCCGGTAAACTGGAGTGATCGTGTAGTTACTTATAGCCTCTTTGGTGGAGTAAGCCGGCTAACAGGAGACCATTCACCCATACAAATACAAGATAAAAACGATGGTGAAATGAAATTTTATGATCGGGTGACAAAACAAAGAATGATGAAATTTTATCATCCGGATGTAGAGTACCCTAAACTAAGTGATGACTTAGCAAGTCTAAATAATGTTGCAGATGACACTCTAGTAGAATTGGCATTATCATTTGATCAAAAATATTCACCTCAAGAAGTAAGAGGAATAATGCCTGAAGGTATTACTCTCAAATGGTATTGGGTGGATACTTACTCAAAAACAGATATTGAAAGATTAAACGATAATACAGTTGAAGCAGTTAATGGAGGAGAGTTCCAAACTGAAGCTTCACCTGAACTAGCTACAGAAATATATGGTTTTGATGAAATGCCAGAAGATCCTGAAAATCCGTCGTTAAGTGAACAAATGTTTTTAGGCGATGTTGAAATGGGTGTAAGTTTGGAAGATGGAAAATATCATGGAGAATTCGAACGGATTTATAAGCAGCTGAAAGGAGATTCTTCAACTCTAAATGCAAAAAACATACATGTAATAGGGGCAGTTGTAACTGGGGAAGCCTCGGACTTAGCTAAATTAAACAACATGCCTATGATTCGAGCTACTGTTCTTGGAGTCACTGCAAATCCAAATGAGTAA
- a CDS encoding HAD-IIB family hydrolase, translated as MKFVFDLDGTICFKGQPISQKILISLSNLTQEGHEVIFASARPIRDMLPVIDEAFHHYTMIGGNGSLISKEGKVVLSTAFSPNEINEVKNLIEQHNATFLIDGEWDYAYTGPNTHPILQNLDPARLAKLVSLESLDSIVKVLLLTANNMEELAEKLSSIDVYVNKHSNENVLDISPSGINKWSALKALGIKEKTYIAFGNDANDISMFENALHTVMIGNHERLSPLAKETIPLDGDYEQEIVNKLHSLSMEYSRIQI; from the coding sequence ATGAAATTCGTTTTTGACTTAGACGGAACAATTTGTTTTAAGGGGCAGCCAATATCCCAGAAGATTCTTATTTCACTATCGAATTTAACTCAAGAGGGTCACGAAGTTATTTTTGCATCTGCGAGACCTATAAGGGATATGTTACCCGTGATAGATGAAGCTTTTCATCATTATACAATGATTGGAGGTAATGGCTCTCTTATCTCAAAAGAAGGAAAAGTAGTACTATCTACTGCATTCTCACCTAATGAAATTAACGAAGTAAAAAATCTTATTGAGCAACATAATGCCACTTTCTTAATAGATGGTGAATGGGACTATGCTTATACTGGTCCTAATACACACCCTATATTACAAAACTTAGACCCAGCTAGGTTAGCGAAATTGGTTAGTTTAGAGTCTCTTGATTCAATAGTCAAAGTGCTGTTGCTAACTGCAAATAATATGGAAGAATTAGCAGAAAAACTTTCAAGTATTGACGTATACGTCAATAAGCATAGTAACGAGAATGTCCTTGATATTAGTCCAAGTGGGATAAATAAATGGAGTGCTCTGAAGGCGTTAGGAATTAAAGAAAAAACATATATTGCATTTGGAAACGATGCAAATGATATATCAATGTTTGAAAATGCATTACATACAGTTATGATTGGCAATCACGAACGATTATCTCCTCTTGCAAAAGAGACCATTCCACTAGATGGAGATTACGAACAGGAAATAGTGAATAAATTACATTCACTATCAATGGAGTATAGTCGAATACAAATTTAA
- a CDS encoding sulfite exporter TauE/SafE family protein, which produces MEYVLLVIVGLISGIVGALVGLGGGIILVPATLYIGGTLGLIPGITPQNVVGLSVIMMIFTGLASTLTYMKSKTVDYRSGLIFFAGSVPGTILGAWVNKGLDLPSFNLYFGILMIIISTILMVRKYLKPVEWFVKHGKQKTFTDANGQNYIYGYPVWFALLLTCGIGFASGLFGIGGGSIIVPAMILLFLFPPHVAVGTSMFMVFLSALVNSASHISLGNVPWLYTIPVVPAAYIGAKIGANLNQRIQSETLVFALRIILLLLGVRSIAAGLMG; this is translated from the coding sequence ATGGAATATGTTTTATTGGTAATTGTGGGATTGATATCTGGCATCGTGGGTGCATTGGTTGGTTTAGGTGGAGGGATCATTCTGGTGCCTGCGACTCTTTACATTGGTGGAACACTTGGATTGATTCCAGGAATTACTCCTCAGAATGTCGTTGGACTTTCTGTTATTATGATGATTTTTACGGGACTAGCCTCTACATTGACCTACATGAAATCAAAAACAGTTGATTACCGCAGTGGTCTGATCTTTTTTGCTGGAAGTGTTCCAGGAACGATTTTAGGAGCTTGGGTGAACAAAGGTTTGGATTTGCCTTCATTTAATTTGTATTTTGGCATTTTAATGATAATTATTTCAACCATATTAATGGTTCGGAAATATTTAAAGCCTGTAGAGTGGTTTGTGAAACATGGTAAGCAAAAGACTTTCACAGATGCTAACGGACAAAATTACATATACGGGTATCCTGTATGGTTCGCACTGTTATTGACCTGCGGAATTGGTTTCGCTTCTGGATTGTTTGGGATAGGTGGTGGGTCTATAATTGTACCAGCCATGATTTTACTATTCTTATTCCCACCACACGTTGCGGTCGGAACTTCCATGTTCATGGTGTTCTTATCCGCTTTGGTTAACTCAGCCAGCCATATTTCGCTTGGGAATGTTCCGTGGTTATATACAATTCCAGTCGTACCGGCTGCTTATATTGGAGCCAAAATAGGAGCAAACTTAAATCAACGTATCCAATCGGAAACATTGGTATTTGCTCTGCGTATAATTTTATTATTACTTGGTGTTCGCTCGATTGCTGCAGGACTGATGGGATAA